A section of the Phaseolus vulgaris cultivar G19833 chromosome 8, P. vulgaris v2.0, whole genome shotgun sequence genome encodes:
- the LOC137826749 gene encoding ankyrin repeat-containing protein NPR4-like — protein sequence MSDGDVEDSSHEYTVTIPDDLMNSGEEDDDYFQMCARADWWVSDKFQSDLNIVRKPLTDRGDTLLHIAVVSRSTTFVEKCVQLLSPQDQLIRKSDGMLPVHLAALTGQHKMVHDFTSQIQLDNMDYQDIQKLFFTTVSNNMFDVAMKLFKKYPLQLTTARDEEKLTALHMLARKPSEILRSDLYTGGSTSVSQELLKKLWFELNPELKIEGENDAGGSISMGMELLKKLWLEVRKLKNDKFVKLITEPSAVLFDSIKSGNVKGTKYLLDKSREPVMTIKEPKTGRNLLHLLVLYRHFDSFLHCLNCGKEHLVRAVDNEANNVLHMAAHHPPQFRSFSGLRANLQMQRELAWFKKVERNVPRELRSVRNKEGKRPIDVFYDEHKQLSEEIKGEAKDMANYGMLVAILVATVAFAAVLTVPGDKNNAWFIVFILTNAVALFTSSASILSFLSNFTSSRFSQSEFVISIHPSLTLGRVLLIISVAAMVVAFTAASFLIFHQKTKWVSYVVASMGVFPLLLFLLFQFSVFDFIWSRYYRVKLE from the exons ATGAGCGATGGCGATGTGGAAGATTCTTCACATGAGTATACCGTTACGATACCAGATGACTTGATGAACTCCGGAGAGGAAGATGACG ATTATTTCCAAATGTGTGCACGCGCGGATTGGTGGGTCTCGGACAAGTTTCAAAGTGATCTTAATATTGTACGCAAGCCATTGACTGATAGAGGCGACACACTTCTTCATATAGCAGTAGTTTCAAGGAGCACTACTTTTGTGGAAAAATGTGTTCAGCTTTTGAGCCCACAAGACCAGCTAATAAGAAAATCAGATGGGATGCTCCCAGTTCACTTGGCTGCTTTAACTGGCCAACACAAAATGGTGCATGATTTCACCTCTCAGATTCAGCTTGACAACATGGATTACCAGGATattcaaaaactcttctttaccaCCGTTAGCAACAACATGTTTG ATGTGgccatgaaattatttaaaaaatatcccCTTCAATTGACCACTGCTAGAGATGAAGAGAAGCTAACAGCATTGCATATGCTGGCGCGAAAGCCTTCAGAAATTCTAC GGAGCGACCTTTATACTGGAGGATCAACATCAGTGAGTCAGGAATTGTTAAAGAAGCTGTGGTTTGAACTTaatccagaattgaaaataGAGGGCGAAAATGATGCAGGAGGATCAATATCAATGGGTATGGAATTGTTGAAGAAGCTATGGCTTGAAGTTAGAAAATTGAAAAACGACAAGTTTGTGAAGTTGATTACTGAACCCTCGGCAGTGTTGTTTGATTCAATAAAATCAGGAAACGTTAAGGGTACGAAATACCTTCTTGATAAGAGTCGTGAACCTGTCATGACCATAAAGGAACCCAAAACTGGACGGAATCTACTGCATTTGCTTGTTCTATATAGACATTTTGATAGCTTTCTTCACTGTTTAAATTGTGGGAAAGAGCATTTGGTAAGAGCAGTGGACAATGAAGCTAACAACGTTCTACACATGGCTGCTCATCACCCACCTCAATTCCGATCATTCTCTGGTTTAAGAGCAAACTTGCAAATGCAAAGAGAGCTTGCATGGTTCAAG AAAGTGGAGAGAAACGTTCCTCGTGAATTAAGGAGTGTGAGAAACAAGGAGGGGAAGAGACCAATTGATGTATTTTATgatgaacacaagcagttatcTGAAGAGATTAAAGGTGAAGCCAAAGATATGGCGAACTATGGGATGCTTGTGGCAATACTTGTTGCTACCGTAGCATTTGCTGCTGTTCTCACTGTTCCAGGTGACAAGAACAATGCCTGGTTCATTGTCTTCATCTTAACAAATGCAGTCGCATTATTCACTTCTTCAGCGTCCATACTCTCTTTCTTGTCAAATTTCACTTCTTCAAGATTCTCACAAAGTGAATTTGTCATATCAATACATCCCAGCTTGACTTTGGGACGTGTGTTACTAATCATCTCCGTTGCTGCTATGGTTGTAGCTTTTACTGCAGCATCCTTTCTGATTTTTCATCAAAAAACCAAGTGGGTTTCTTATGTAGTGGCTTCAATGGGGGTTTTCCCATTACTTttgtttcttctctttcaatttagCGTCTTCGACTTCATTTGGTCTAGATACTATCGTGTCAAACTGGAGTAA
- the LOC137826264 gene encoding uncharacterized protein isoform X6 — MLFICQVTCILCLCRKQCVQTFNVFDFLKDIVSKVPDLGGSVANGDDHTVKRRKVAEDDNDSHEEPKRSNRAEPGHTGGRGRGRGRGRGRGRGIRNVDQEMSSHAKCEEDSDALKQNEKQTQSNESMEHVSSPEEVKQTLPVSKPAQVSIRNFDLNMDPDENMDLVASPTPVPSSSSAKSISEEKHDEYPGWSLSDMEKMTIDPIQLANINGRIDEDEEDYDEEL; from the exons ATGCTTTTCATTT GTCAAGTTACTTGCATCCTTTGCCTTTGCAGAAAACAGTGTGTGCAGACTTTTAATGTCTTTGACTTTCTGAAAGATATTGTCAGTAAGGTTCCTGATTTAGGTGGTTCTGTTGCAAATGGTGATGATCATACTGTCAAGAGGAG GAAAGTTGCTGAAGATGATAATGATAGCCACGAGGAGCCCAAGAGAAGTAACAGG GCAGAGCCTGGACATACCGGTGGCAGAGGAAGGGGAAGGGGCAGAGGTAGGGGTCGTGGCCGTGGAATTAGAAATGTAGATCAAGAGATGAGTTCACATGCCAAGTGTGAGGAAGATTCTGATGCATTGAAGCAAAATGAAAAGCAGACTCAAAGCAATGAAAGCATGGAGCATGTGTCATCACCTGAAGAAGTTAAGCAGACTCTTCCGGTGAGCAAGCCGGCTCAAGTGTCCATTCGAAATTTTGACTTAAACATGGACCCAGATGAGAATATGGATTTGGTAGCATCACCAACTCCTGTCCCATCTAGTTCATCTGCAAAATCAATATCAGAAGAGAAGCATGATGAATACCCTGGGTGGTCCTTGTCTGATATGGAAAAAATGACCATTGATCCCATTCAACTAGCTAACATAAATGGAAGGattgatgaagatgaagaggattaTGATGAAGAATTGTAA
- the LOC137826264 gene encoding uncharacterized protein isoform X5, protein MTFAEENFGMVLLLEAVSVVLTFSFCFLKGQVTCILCLCRKQCVQTFNVFDFLKDIVSKVPDLGGSVANGDDHTVKRRKVAEDDNDSHEEPKRSNRAEPGHTGGRGRGRGRGRGRGRGIRNVDQEMSSHAKCEEDSDALKQNEKQTQSNESMEHVSSPEEVKQTLPVSKPAQVSIRNFDLNMDPDENMDLVASPTPVPSSSSAKSISEEKHDEYPGWSLSDMEKMTIDPIQLANINGRIDEDEEDYDEEL, encoded by the exons ATGACATTTGCTGAAGAAAATTTTGGGATGGTCTTGCTTTTGGAAGCCGTGAGTGTAGTGTTGACCTTCTCTTTCTGTTTTTTAAAAGGTCAAGTTACTTGCATCCTTTGCCTTTGCAGAAAACAGTGTGTGCAGACTTTTAATGTCTTTGACTTTCTGAAAGATATTGTCAGTAAGGTTCCTGATTTAGGTGGTTCTGTTGCAAATGGTGATGATCATACTGTCAAGAGGAG GAAAGTTGCTGAAGATGATAATGATAGCCACGAGGAGCCCAAGAGAAGTAACAGG GCAGAGCCTGGACATACCGGTGGCAGAGGAAGGGGAAGGGGCAGAGGTAGGGGTCGTGGCCGTGGAATTAGAAATGTAGATCAAGAGATGAGTTCACATGCCAAGTGTGAGGAAGATTCTGATGCATTGAAGCAAAATGAAAAGCAGACTCAAAGCAATGAAAGCATGGAGCATGTGTCATCACCTGAAGAAGTTAAGCAGACTCTTCCGGTGAGCAAGCCGGCTCAAGTGTCCATTCGAAATTTTGACTTAAACATGGACCCAGATGAGAATATGGATTTGGTAGCATCACCAACTCCTGTCCCATCTAGTTCATCTGCAAAATCAATATCAGAAGAGAAGCATGATGAATACCCTGGGTGGTCCTTGTCTGATATGGAAAAAATGACCATTGATCCCATTCAACTAGCTAACATAAATGGAAGGattgatgaagatgaagaggattaTGATGAAGAATTGTAA